Proteins encoded in a region of the Pirellulaceae bacterium genome:
- a CDS encoding amidohydrolase, which translates to MTSQRVRFALASLLILLPIKGAFAQKHVMFDTLQSRDAELWDTALQIWEWAEPGYQETQSAKLLASLLESAGFRIDQGVAQIPTAFTAEFGKGQPIIGILGEFDALPGLSQVAEPQRKPRQGASYGHGCGHHLFGVASAAAAIAVADRIQAGDLKGTVRFYGCPAEEGGGAKVFMVQQGLFDDCNAVLHWHPSSKNTAGDRSSLARIAVKFRFRGKSAHAAGAPDQGRSALDAVELTNHAAQLLREHTPDLSRIHHVITAGGSAPNVVPDFSEVYYYVRHPRAEVVGPLYERLELCAKAGALATETELEIDHQGGIREILPNNALTRISMANLRKLNDLAYNEEDEKFAVRLQQSLSQQPALEEIQDVVDQSGTVGMGSTDVGDVSWVVPTTGFTTACWVPGTPAHSWQAVACGATPIARKGMNLAARVLAATAWDLFLQPEVLAAAKEEHRSRVGNQKYQSLMRPGQKPPLTYRDPPQP; encoded by the coding sequence ATGACCAGCCAACGAGTCCGATTTGCCTTGGCAAGCCTGTTGATCTTGCTGCCTATCAAGGGTGCCTTCGCCCAGAAGCACGTGATGTTCGATACACTTCAAAGCCGTGACGCGGAACTTTGGGACACTGCCTTGCAGATCTGGGAGTGGGCCGAACCGGGTTATCAGGAAACACAATCCGCCAAACTTCTCGCTTCCCTGTTAGAATCCGCCGGATTTCGTATCGATCAGGGTGTCGCCCAGATTCCGACGGCATTCACGGCCGAATTCGGCAAGGGTCAGCCGATCATTGGCATCTTGGGCGAATTCGACGCCTTACCCGGATTGTCACAAGTCGCCGAACCCCAGCGTAAGCCGCGTCAAGGAGCCAGCTACGGTCACGGTTGCGGACATCACCTCTTCGGTGTGGCCTCCGCTGCGGCCGCCATCGCCGTTGCCGACCGCATCCAGGCAGGTGATTTAAAGGGGACGGTTCGCTTCTATGGCTGCCCGGCCGAGGAGGGAGGCGGTGCCAAGGTTTTCATGGTCCAGCAGGGACTGTTCGACGATTGCAATGCGGTCCTCCATTGGCACCCCAGCAGCAAGAACACGGCCGGTGATCGCAGTTCGCTAGCCCGCATTGCCGTCAAGTTCCGCTTTCGAGGCAAGAGTGCTCATGCGGCCGGCGCCCCGGATCAAGGGCGATCGGCCTTGGATGCGGTCGAATTAACGAATCATGCGGCCCAGCTCCTGCGAGAACACACACCCGATTTGTCTCGCATCCACCACGTGATTACCGCCGGCGGATCGGCTCCCAATGTGGTCCCTGATTTTTCGGAGGTCTACTACTACGTAAGACATCCTCGAGCAGAAGTCGTCGGTCCTTTATATGAGCGTCTCGAGTTGTGCGCAAAAGCCGGTGCACTCGCCACAGAGACAGAATTGGAAATCGATCACCAGGGCGGCATTCGCGAGATCCTGCCAAACAATGCGTTGACTCGGATCAGCATGGCAAATCTGAGAAAGCTGAATGATTTAGCGTATAACGAAGAAGACGAGAAATTCGCAGTTCGTCTGCAACAGTCACTCAGCCAACAGCCAGCTCTGGAAGAGATCCAAGATGTTGTCGACCAAAGCGGCACGGTCGGCATGGGATCAACCGATGTTGGCGATGTTTCCTGGGTCGTACCCACCACGGGATTTACAACGGCCTGTTGGGTGCCAGGCACTCCGGCGCATTCCTGGCAAGCCGTCGCGTGTGGGGCAACGCCCATCGCCCGAAAAGGAATGAACCTGGCAGCTCGTGTTTTGGCGGCAACTGCCTGGGATCTGTTCCTACAACCCGAGGTTCTCGCGGCTGCCAAAGAAGAACACCGATCACGCGTCGGCAACCAGAAATACCAATCCCTCATGCGACCGGGTCAAAAGCCGCCGCTCACTTATCGCGATCCTCCGCAACCCTAA
- a CDS encoding DTW domain-containing protein, which translates to MSETVDDPDDGSTRRRCYVCFRPENLCFCDAIPRINNRTSILILQHARERFHPFNTARIVKQALANSQLLVDRTENLATAQLPFLDQAGLLYPGRDAPVLSDVAVSERPRQLVIIDGTWHQAKTLVRDIPRLSELPCYRLAPDSPGRYRIRREPNATSLSTLEATVAALKVLEPETQGLDQLVSAFNTMIEQQLAVPKVATSWRVNQHRRRNHVNIPRAISHSLDHVVVAYGESSAGQPGQARRPRPPVYWVAERIGSGERFEAAIQSDKSNSDPFLTHLKLTAEQFKSAVTAEEFRSHWENFLQPEDTLAVYHQSSVQLLKNIGGKVVRCHVLKSVDFTNHRGTLEEIIHAEGIVSGPIHHAGRAGERLAKAVALVRHLREMAQADCGLPDN; encoded by the coding sequence GTGAGCGAAACGGTTGACGATCCAGATGACGGCAGCACGCGCCGACGTTGTTACGTCTGTTTTCGTCCAGAGAATCTCTGTTTTTGCGATGCCATTCCGCGAATCAACAACCGCACATCCATCTTGATTCTGCAACATGCTCGTGAAAGATTCCACCCGTTCAACACAGCTCGAATCGTCAAACAGGCACTCGCAAATTCTCAATTACTAGTGGATCGAACAGAGAACCTCGCCACCGCTCAACTCCCGTTTCTTGACCAAGCTGGTCTCTTGTACCCCGGTCGTGATGCACCGGTGTTATCCGATGTGGCCGTGTCAGAACGGCCTCGCCAACTAGTAATCATCGATGGCACTTGGCATCAGGCCAAAACATTAGTTCGAGACATTCCACGATTATCAGAATTACCCTGTTATCGGTTGGCTCCCGACTCGCCGGGTCGTTATCGCATTCGACGCGAACCGAATGCAACGTCGCTTTCGACTCTCGAAGCCACGGTGGCGGCGCTCAAAGTCTTAGAACCCGAGACGCAGGGTCTCGACCAACTTGTGTCCGCTTTCAATACGATGATCGAACAGCAACTGGCCGTACCAAAAGTAGCGACGAGTTGGCGAGTGAATCAACACCGGCGGCGCAATCATGTCAATATCCCTCGGGCAATCTCGCACAGCTTGGACCACGTAGTCGTTGCGTACGGGGAATCATCGGCCGGACAACCAGGGCAAGCTCGCAGACCACGGCCGCCTGTTTATTGGGTCGCCGAAAGAATAGGATCCGGTGAGCGCTTTGAGGCGGCGATTCAATCCGACAAGAGTAACAGCGACCCGTTTCTCACTCATCTTAAGTTGACGGCCGAGCAGTTCAAATCCGCGGTAACCGCCGAAGAATTCCGCAGCCACTGGGAGAATTTCTTGCAACCCGAAGATACGCTGGCCGTTTACCACCAAAGCAGCGTACAATTACTCAAAAATATCGGTGGCAAGGTTGTCAGATGCCACGTTTTGAAATCGGTCGATTTCACCAACCATCGCGGCACGTTGGAAGAAATCATACATGCAGAAGGAATTGTAAGTGGCCCAATCCATCATGCCGGACGCGCCGGCGAGCGACTCGCCAAGGCTGTCGCATTGGTCCGCCACCTTCGCGAAATGGCCCAAGCAGATTGTGGCCTGCCTGACAACTAA
- the hspQ gene encoding heat shock protein HspQ, producing MIAINRPNSDSNQDRPSLEPGQLIRHRRYGYRGVIVDFDESCQADQTWYHKNQTQPNRNQRWYHILVDGTATCTYAAAENLTVDSSQFPIDHPLLQHFFCGFEDGRYIRNEVSWPQ from the coding sequence ATGATCGCAATCAATCGCCCCAACTCCGACAGCAATCAAGATCGACCGAGCCTCGAACCAGGGCAACTTATCCGCCATCGCCGATACGGATACCGAGGCGTCATCGTCGATTTCGACGAATCTTGCCAAGCCGACCAAACTTGGTATCACAAGAACCAAACGCAACCAAATCGGAATCAACGCTGGTACCATATCTTGGTCGACGGCACTGCAACTTGCACCTACGCCGCCGCCGAAAATCTGACCGTTGACTCGAGCCAGTTCCCGATCGATCACCCACTTTTACAACACTTTTTCTGCGGATTTGAAGACGGACGTTACATCCGAAATGAGGTCTCCTGGCCTCAATAG
- a CDS encoding diacylglycerol kinase family lipid kinase, whose product MALKKCVAIVNPQGGSRQGLSVLNELGELLSKAGVSLDSQPTQYPGHAIELCRDLSLDDYDCLCVIGGDGTVHDVVGGLMLRQQRPKLPICLVPAGTGNTLHQDLNCSTVASSGKAILTAQSRWLDVVEVKSTDRTTYCVNIVGWGAIATINQKAEKLRMLGGRRYAVAALLEIAWPRPRYAKITLDNEVIEGDFQFVIACVTKTTGKQMLMAPNAQIDDGRVDVVILRKATRSQMIKFFQRVFDGSHLQLPFVESRQVCKLRIEAAASPLNLDGEVEGVSPFDAEVIPQALRVLWNPADSVSID is encoded by the coding sequence ATGGCTCTCAAAAAATGTGTTGCAATCGTCAATCCACAAGGTGGATCTCGCCAAGGTCTATCGGTGTTGAATGAATTAGGCGAATTACTATCTAAGGCCGGTGTTTCGCTCGATTCGCAGCCAACACAGTATCCGGGACACGCGATCGAGCTTTGCCGTGACCTGAGTTTGGATGATTACGATTGTCTTTGCGTGATTGGTGGAGATGGGACGGTGCATGACGTTGTCGGTGGTTTGATGCTTCGACAGCAACGGCCGAAGTTGCCCATCTGTCTCGTACCTGCTGGGACGGGAAACACATTGCACCAAGATCTTAATTGTTCAACGGTTGCCAGTTCGGGAAAAGCAATCCTGACAGCACAATCTCGTTGGCTCGATGTGGTTGAAGTGAAATCAACCGATCGGACGACCTATTGCGTGAATATCGTTGGCTGGGGTGCGATCGCTACGATCAATCAGAAGGCTGAAAAGTTGCGGATGCTGGGAGGGCGTCGTTACGCGGTTGCGGCCCTGTTAGAGATCGCTTGGCCTCGGCCGAGGTACGCGAAAATTACCCTCGATAACGAGGTGATCGAGGGTGATTTTCAATTCGTGATTGCTTGTGTGACCAAGACGACTGGCAAGCAGATGTTGATGGCTCCAAATGCCCAGATTGATGATGGTCGAGTCGATGTTGTCATTCTTCGTAAGGCCACGCGAAGCCAAATGATAAAGTTTTTTCAACGCGTGTTTGATGGCTCGCATCTCCAGCTACCCTTCGTTGAATCTCGACAAGTGTGCAAGCTGCGGATTGAGGCCGCCGCAAGTCCGCTTAATCTGGATGGGGAAGTCGAGGGTGTGTCTCCATTTGACGCAGAGGTGATTCCCCAGGCATTGCGAGTTCTTTGGAACCCGGCCGATTCAGTGAGCATCGATTAG
- a CDS encoding Tex family protein: MVTKKFDCFDLDKVVRQIAKAVGVSEKSVRTTVELLDSGNTIPFIARYRKEATGTLDEIALRSVEDALSRARELADRKATILKSIDQQELLTPELQRQIESCNDKQTLESLYLPFKPKRRTRATVAREQGLQPLADLLLNQEKLNRSTGSVLQEFVRPELDVPDTQAALRGACDIVAEVWSEDAETRQWLVEQATNDGQIASHVKRGKKEAASKFEMYFDHRESVNRIPSHRFLAMKRGEAEGLLRISLELDDQYVTRKLQQKLIHNHQFEFCDALRQTVVDCYERLLLSATESTVVQSLKEDADGDAIIVFAKNLRELLLAPPAGPRVTVGIDPGFRTGCKVAVVDGTGKFLAHATIYPTPPRNDTEAAKKTLCKLITEHDVKLISIGNGTASRETDTFVSTLVREESLKDVTKVMVSESGASIYSASDLAVSEYPDLDVTVRGAISIAHRLQDPLAELVKIDPKSIGVGQYQHDVNQTLLKKSLVREVESCVNSVGVDVNLASAPLLAHVAGIGPKLAQKIVDYRDANGRFKSRQELLSVPKLGKKAFEQCAGFLRILNGRQPLDNSAVHPESYYIVKAMATKLAADTQQLVGNVTLSEKLNANEFVDDKSGLPTIQDILSELAKPGRDPRSEFKVARFAEGIDQLQDLQVDMRLEGVVTNVTKFGAFVDIGVHQDGLIHISQLADTYVADPSDIVSVGDVVQVRVLEVDLDRKRIALSRKQIDAE; this comes from the coding sequence ATGGTAACGAAGAAGTTTGATTGTTTTGATTTGGATAAAGTGGTTCGGCAGATTGCAAAGGCAGTTGGTGTTTCTGAGAAGTCAGTTCGCACGACCGTTGAGTTGTTGGATTCGGGCAACACAATCCCATTTATTGCTCGATATCGAAAGGAAGCGACTGGAACGCTGGACGAAATTGCCTTGCGAAGTGTGGAAGACGCTTTGTCGAGAGCACGCGAATTGGCCGATCGAAAAGCAACAATTCTCAAGTCGATCGACCAACAGGAGCTTCTGACGCCGGAATTGCAAAGGCAAATTGAATCATGCAATGACAAGCAAACTTTGGAATCGCTGTATTTGCCATTCAAACCTAAACGTCGCACACGAGCGACCGTCGCCCGAGAGCAGGGATTGCAACCACTGGCCGATCTGTTGCTCAACCAAGAAAAACTGAATCGTTCAACTGGCAGCGTGTTGCAAGAGTTTGTTCGTCCAGAACTCGACGTGCCAGATACTCAGGCGGCTTTGCGAGGTGCCTGCGATATTGTCGCGGAGGTGTGGTCGGAAGATGCGGAGACCCGTCAATGGCTTGTTGAACAAGCGACTAACGATGGTCAGATTGCGTCGCATGTTAAACGAGGAAAAAAAGAAGCTGCCAGTAAGTTCGAAATGTATTTCGATCACCGTGAATCGGTCAATCGCATTCCATCGCACCGGTTTTTGGCCATGAAACGAGGTGAAGCCGAGGGGTTGTTGCGTATTTCACTCGAACTGGATGATCAATATGTCACACGTAAGTTGCAACAAAAGCTGATACACAATCACCAGTTTGAGTTTTGCGATGCTTTGCGACAAACCGTAGTGGATTGCTATGAACGCCTGCTGTTATCGGCCACCGAATCGACGGTGGTTCAATCATTGAAAGAAGATGCCGACGGCGATGCGATCATTGTCTTTGCGAAAAATCTGAGGGAGTTGCTGTTGGCACCGCCAGCCGGGCCCCGGGTTACCGTTGGAATTGATCCGGGCTTTCGTACCGGATGTAAAGTGGCTGTTGTCGATGGTACGGGAAAGTTTTTAGCACACGCCACGATCTACCCGACACCACCGCGTAATGACACCGAAGCTGCAAAAAAAACTTTGTGCAAACTGATTACCGAGCACGATGTGAAATTGATTTCGATCGGGAATGGTACTGCCTCGAGAGAGACGGACACTTTTGTTTCAACCCTGGTGCGTGAAGAGAGCTTGAAGGACGTGACAAAAGTCATGGTGAGCGAATCGGGCGCATCGATTTATTCCGCTAGTGATTTGGCGGTCAGCGAATATCCTGATTTGGACGTGACTGTGCGAGGCGCGATCAGCATTGCTCATCGACTGCAGGATCCATTGGCAGAATTGGTGAAGATTGACCCCAAGTCGATTGGTGTGGGCCAGTATCAACATGACGTCAATCAGACATTGCTGAAGAAGTCTCTTGTTCGAGAAGTCGAGTCTTGTGTCAATTCGGTGGGCGTGGATGTGAATCTTGCCAGTGCGCCGTTGCTGGCTCATGTAGCGGGAATCGGTCCCAAATTGGCTCAGAAAATTGTTGACTATCGCGATGCGAATGGGCGATTTAAGAGTCGGCAAGAACTGCTGTCAGTGCCCAAGCTTGGTAAGAAAGCATTCGAGCAATGTGCTGGCTTTCTTAGGATTCTTAACGGCCGCCAACCGCTGGATAACTCGGCCGTGCATCCGGAAAGTTATTACATTGTCAAAGCGATGGCGACGAAATTAGCTGCTGATACACAGCAGCTCGTCGGAAATGTGACGCTCTCTGAAAAGCTGAATGCGAATGAATTCGTGGACGACAAGAGTGGGCTTCCTACAATCCAAGACATTCTCTCCGAGTTAGCCAAGCCGGGCCGTGACCCGCGCAGCGAGTTTAAAGTTGCCCGCTTTGCGGAAGGAATCGACCAACTGCAGGACTTGCAGGTCGACATGAGGCTTGAGGGTGTTGTGACGAACGTGACGAAATTTGGAGCCTTTGTCGATATTGGTGTGCACCAAGACGGTTTGATTCACATTTCTCAACTGGCCGATACCTACGTTGCTGATCCGAGTGATATCGTTTCCGTGGGTGATGTGGTGCAAGTTCGCGTGCTGGAAGTTGATCTCGATCGCAAGCGCATCGCCCTTTCGCGAAAGCAAATTGATGCCGAGTAA
- a CDS encoding antibiotic biosynthesis monooxygenase, which translates to MIVVTNRIPVAKGHEIDFEDRFRNRVHLVDQALGFIRNEVHRPKPAKFDHETGKFLEDPDAEGFYEVKTWWKSLDDFTAWTRSEAFAEAHANRPPKEMFRGPSKLDVHEVFLTTDEIDV; encoded by the coding sequence ATGATTGTCGTCACAAATCGGATACCGGTTGCAAAAGGTCATGAAATTGACTTTGAAGACCGTTTTCGCAACCGAGTCCACTTGGTCGATCAGGCACTTGGATTTATTCGCAATGAGGTCCATCGGCCTAAACCGGCTAAATTCGACCACGAAACGGGTAAGTTCCTCGAAGATCCTGATGCAGAGGGCTTTTACGAGGTAAAAACCTGGTGGAAATCGTTAGACGATTTCACAGCCTGGACGCGCAGTGAAGCTTTCGCCGAAGCCCACGCGAATCGCCCTCCCAAAGAAATGTTCCGAGGACCAAGCAAATTAGATGTTCACGAAGTATTTCTGACCACAGACGAGATTGACGTCTGA
- a CDS encoding AI-2E family transporter has translation MNNSTLNPDKVRKTVVLLLTLAITIIFFRMIRGFFVALFLAAVFSGITHPLYRKLLVWCGNRRTITAMLTLAIVTLIVVLPLLGLVGTVAEQGVTLSKNALPWIQDRLDADDDWKPTLPAWVPAHDRVHLTSQQVMGKLGELAAKIGQVLFSNLTAATQGTAAFFLHLFVMLYAMFFFLRSGPALKDAAMGYIPLPNDVKHLLIQKGSSVTRATIKGTLVIGAIQGLLGGLGFAVAGIDSAAFWGTIMAVFSVIPGIGTALVWVPAVIYLFVTGHTVAAIGLAAWCAVVVSTIDNVLRPRLVGSDTQMPDLLILISTFGGLSAFGAVGLIVGPTVAAMFMTAWEIFAETFGETISKAEGNS, from the coding sequence ATGAACAATTCCACACTCAACCCAGACAAAGTGCGTAAGACGGTTGTTTTATTGCTAACGCTTGCGATCACAATCATTTTCTTTCGGATGATTCGCGGATTTTTTGTCGCGCTGTTTTTGGCTGCGGTCTTTAGTGGAATTACCCATCCGCTTTATAGAAAGCTACTGGTTTGGTGCGGTAATCGGCGAACCATTACGGCGATGCTGACATTGGCGATTGTCACCTTGATTGTGGTGCTGCCCCTGCTGGGACTCGTGGGGACGGTTGCTGAGCAGGGCGTTACCCTGAGCAAAAATGCGCTGCCTTGGATTCAGGATCGTTTGGACGCTGATGACGACTGGAAACCGACTTTACCGGCCTGGGTTCCCGCACACGATCGAGTTCATTTAACTTCTCAGCAGGTGATGGGGAAGTTGGGCGAATTAGCGGCGAAGATCGGCCAGGTATTGTTCAGTAATCTGACTGCAGCGACGCAAGGCACCGCAGCCTTTTTTCTGCATTTGTTTGTCATGCTGTACGCTATGTTCTTCTTTCTTCGCAGCGGTCCCGCACTCAAAGACGCGGCGATGGGGTACATCCCTTTACCGAATGATGTTAAGCACTTGTTGATTCAAAAAGGAAGTTCCGTGACTCGGGCCACGATCAAAGGCACGCTCGTGATCGGGGCGATCCAAGGTTTGTTGGGAGGTTTGGGATTTGCTGTTGCTGGGATTGATTCGGCTGCGTTTTGGGGCACGATCATGGCAGTTTTTTCAGTGATTCCAGGGATCGGTACCGCGCTGGTTTGGGTGCCAGCTGTGATTTATCTTTTTGTGACTGGCCACACGGTCGCAGCCATCGGCCTAGCAGCGTGGTGCGCTGTCGTGGTCAGTACGATTGACAACGTGTTGAGACCGCGACTCGTGGGCAGTGATACTCAGATGCCAGATCTCTTGATTCTGATTAGCACGTTTGGTGGCCTGTCGGCGTTCGGCGCGGTTGGGTTAATTGTCGGTCCAACTGTGGCGGCAATGTTCATGACGGCATGGGAGATTTTTGCTGAGACATTTGGCGAGACGATTTCGAAAGCCGAAGGTAACAGTTGA